The following are encoded in a window of Peromyscus maniculatus bairdii isolate BWxNUB_F1_BW_parent chromosome X, HU_Pman_BW_mat_3.1, whole genome shotgun sequence genomic DNA:
- the LOC143270850 gene encoding spindlin-2-like yields MDPGPSALNSGTLEDQEQTAAGLHTDTTETAKVTKKKAAQKRQRSRSSSPAERNIVGCRISHGWKEGDEPVTQWRGTVLKQMPINPSLYLVKYDGIDCVYGLELHKDNRIVSLKVLSDTVEPFHVPDPSIAGNIIGKAVEHLFENERGTKDEWRGMVLAQAPILNAWFYITYERDPILYMYQLLDDYKEGDLRVVPELNEDPPLDGDPELMHGLIGKVVEYTRDDGSKRVGMVIHQVEARPSVYFIKFEDDFHIYVYDWVKNF; encoded by the coding sequence ATGGACCCAGGACCCAGCGCCCTGAATTCTGGGACCCTGGAGGACCAAGAACAAACAGCTGCAGGACTCCACACCGACACCACCGAGACTGCAAAGGTGACCAAGAAAAAAGCTGctcagaagaggcagaggagcagaTCTTCATCCCCGGCCGAAAGAAACATCGTGGGCTGCAGGATTTCTCAcgggtggaaggaaggagatgagCCTGTCACCCAATGGAGAGGAACTGTTTTGAAGCAGATGCCTATAAACCCCTCTCTATATCTGGTGAAATATGATGGCATTGACTGTGTCTATGGGCTCGAACTCCATAAAGATAACAGGATCGTGTCCCTTAAAGTTCTGTCTGACACTGTAGAGCCATTCCATGTCCCAGATCCCAGCATTGCAGGTAACATCATTGGCAAGGCAGTAGAACACCTATTTGAGAATGAGCGTGGCACTAAGGATGAATGGAGGGGGATGGTGCTGGCCCAAGCGCCTATCTTGAATGCTTGGTTTTATATCACTTATGAACGAGACCCTATTCTGTATATGTACCAGCTCCTAGACGATTATAAAGAGGGTGACCTCCGTGTCGTGCCGGAGCTCAATGAGGATCCCCCACTAGATGGGGACCCAGAACTTATGCATGGTCTGATAGGCAAAGTTGTCGAGTACACCAGAGATGATGGGTCCAAAAGGGTGGGCATGGTGATTCACCAAGTCGAAGCACGGCCGTCTGTGTACTTTATTAAGTTTGAAGATGATTTCCATATATACGTGTATGACTGGGtgaaaaatttttaa